A stretch of Salvelinus namaycush isolate Seneca chromosome 42, SaNama_1.0, whole genome shotgun sequence DNA encodes these proteins:
- the LOC120035109 gene encoding sperm-associated antigen 5-like yields the protein MSTRRSHTFGETMPSTRSGERTPLRCVQNEMRHLSTPSSRLKSRSGSGSILKTPKNDAVFIYTDPLTHCPPPSEVLCSPSVPKPSDKTTTSDTAPTTEDTAVYTSSGLGDITFKSFIWAGGEVEVSEPSRVVDETIRLPKNQLNISSLPCYDVENTCLSDSMVTQCCDNHVDHVYCDLESDLATTEADLSFNGGSNASLSVPQFTDIAHITETVTGGQGDVTFKSFICTGGEVEVSEASRVALETILLPTDQPANHHQPYNGSIYQSVIVDDLDMQSIDDHADHLYCNMAYSSAHLSFKEPTHCSLQNNTLKSIEMVHTNEESTDVQNATGGQGHVTFKSICTGLEVEFSESTRVSEDTILLPENQTSHLPYNDRVNPSIIEEQFSDHAKHPYSHVESEGAVWKADTAAISEPSMGNASLRSLNDLDDVACQLFPEGPKQGSSPHDEDSAVVPSIQLETDRSHCNEFGASARSSTPVDEDNPSIVSHSRSHGSMQESSGARDSAPLLSNTTDEASSENIADVLTELPKIPSVARWPGGGDALQFEIFSPVLSTNSMTRRGGIQKSSFAQLEDSALENGSGCVLNSAEGSFVVPANPDSRLWAAVLESPMPLPKFNSTAVGAASTRKLPPSLDPVTETVETRVEVDVPHVKSQPKVEKVEMGLFDHLPRLVCEKAFQQQLIQMAQFLILASGKMDPVSNPALAPTPAPAPPVVETTAGTTAVECHSMCVGTTPVRQADRSANTSGQFERKREFSVSDACTSTETLLWNLAPGSLCGVPRQELEQRLTSTLIMVEALVQQLCTARGQGHSRGPGPSELRDKLVQTDHTELSQTVTYKDLYVTALERINELELDQTTLHNLLHSMQDTRSTMTALSGDTEAALSSMRQIRDLVKEDQQSLVTQYGQMKSLYEKCKETQGRMVQKVRDTLQQREDMRRRMEEAYTAKDAAFSVTEQLRAHCAVRISELEESVGSHQELMAALNKTYSEQVALNKAYVESLNSASELLRGTMSDHDSLHQELKTARRLLQRTTPILVKLNEKAANAIGERDQHLSERDQAVEEREQIQEELDQTNVSLQDARQEIGDLNLQATIMNSELGVLRQKLSEEEEERVQLERKVTELSATVSSTLASYAFLEQALAAESTKLQQSWQEVQQATDRANQLEGALVQSEQRVCELSQALAHSEEQLSQLQSHSHSQSLQLQKLHEVRVQLNSMMEMNEFLQMENDMAREQVVESEGTLRANLQGLRERNIQCEDLKGALSHLHAEREALQAELEDSQARAQSVQLDLVEQLAQAVTDVTLLHHTLRRLTNDVHTALTTKKPEVCGKDEVSQPSLHVERHPSTSFVDSIMVAITTDLAQANDTQPPLDMTEEPQAEGLGSETSAFTRLAPITPKKWQVVPPEEEQSSVVELLADLANTVSELSSTITQLRQSKDTEQEALNNTICGLQGEQQAQAHRHRAEVSELRGQLSRLQTQLGRDQVALQNKAQEVDTMKRICSEVNEAREFLYKHKSEKKELRREVADLHRSLHQSQVESQALREELRNTGNQSTHSMHSMDDKIRLLKEVERLKRTLLEAEEGRAKLLERAKRHQMIHDTNQKKVEKELRVLDDMIETVRKTLSSVPDVVKNCKELKTLVEYLG from the exons ATGTCCACTAGACGATCGCATACATTTGGAGAGACCATG CCTTCAACAAGATCTGGAGAACGCACCCCATTGAGGTGTGTCCAGAATGAAATGCGCCATCTATCAACCCCATCTTCTAGACTCAAATCGAGATCAGGGTCGGGCAGTATCCTCAAAACACCCAAG AATGATGCTGTGTTCATCTACACAGACCCGTTAACACATTGCCCTCCACCATCTGAGGTCCTATGCTCTCCTAGTGTTCCAAAGCCCAGTGATAAAACTACTACCAGTGATACAGCTCCTACCACTGAGGACACAGCTGTTTATACAAGCAGTGGACTTGGAGACATTACCTTCAAGTCTTTCATCTGGGCTGGGGGTGAGGTTGAGGTTTCAGAGCCTTCAAGGGTTGTAGACGAAACCATCCGGCTACCCAAGAATCAACTGAACATCTCTTCTCTTCCTTGCTATGATGTTGAAAACACATGTCTCTCTGACAGTATGGTTACTCAATGCTGCGACAACCATGTGGATCACGTCTATTGTGATTTGGAAAGCGATTTGGCCACAACTGAAGCTGACCTGTCCTTTAATGGTGGTTCAAACGCCAGTCTTAGTGTTCCACAGTTCACCGATATAGCCCACATCACTGAGACTGTTACTGGCGGACAGGGAGATGTAACGTTTAAATCTTTCATCTGCACCGGAGGGGAGGTGGAAGTTTCAGAGGCTTCTAGGGTGGCACTTGAGACTATACTCCTACCAACGGATCAGCCTGCAAACCACCATCAGCCATACAACGGCAGTATATATCAAAGTGTTATAGTAGATGACTTGGACATGCAGTCCATCGACGACCACGCAGATCATCTCTATTGTAATATGGCCTACTCTAGTGCACACCTTTCCTTCAAAGAACCTACACATTGTAGTCTTCAAAATAATACTTTGAAATCCATAGAGATGGTCCATACCAATGAAGAGTCAACTGATGTTCAAAATGCCACTGGCGGCCAAGGACATGTGACATTCAAATCCATCTGCACTGGGCTTGAGGTTGAATTCTCAGAGTCCACCAGAGTGTCCGAAGACACTATCCTCCTACCTGAGAATCAGACCAGTCATCTACCGTACAACGACAGGGTCAACCCAAGCATCATAGAGGAGCAGTTCTCTGATCATGCAAAACACCCTTACAGCCATGTGGAAAGTGAAGGTGCCGTGTGGAAAGCGGACACCGCTGCCATCAGTGAGCCCTCAATGGGAAATGCATCCTTAAGGTCATTGAACGACCTGGATGATGTCGCCTGTCAGCTTTTCCCTGAAGGCCCCAAACAGGGTTCTTCTCCTCATGATGAAGACAGCGCTGTGGTTCCATCTATACAGTTGGAAACTGACCGTTCCCATTGCAATGAGTTTGGAGCCTCGGCCAGGAGCTCCACACCTGTAGATGAGGACAACCCATCGATAGTCTCTCACTCCCGTTCTCATGGTTCAATGCAGGAGTCCAGTGGGGCCAGAGACAGCGCTCCTCTTCTCTCCAACACTACAGACGAAGCGAGCTCTGAGAACATTGCTGACGTGTTGACTGAGCTACCCAAGATCCCCTCTGTAGCGAGGTGGCCCGGTGGTGGTGATGCTTTACAGTTTGAGATCTTCAGCCCCGTTCTTAGCACTAACTCCATGACCAGAAGAGGGGGCATTCAGAAATCGTCTTTCGCCCAACTGGAGGATTCCGCTCTAGAAAACGGCAGTGGCTGTGTCCTCAACTCTGCTGAGGGTAGCTTCGTTGTCCCGGCCAACCCAGACAGCCGACTCTGGGCGGCCGTCCTGGAGAGCCCCATGCCTCTGCCCAAGTTCAACTCGACGGCAGTGGGTGCCGCATCGACCCGCAAGCTCCCTCCTTCTCTAGACCCAGTCACAGAGACTGTGGAGACGAGGGTAGAAGTGGATGTACCTCATGTAAAATCCCAACCCAAGGTGGAGAAAGTAGAGATGGGTCTTTTTGATCATTTACCAAGGTTGGTTTGTGAGAAGGCCTTTCAGCAGCAACTCATCCAGATGGCCCAATTCCTCATCCTGGCATCGGGCAAGATGGACCCTGTTAGCAACCCTGCCCTAGCTCCTACACCCGCTCCCGCCCCTCCTGTAGTGGAAACTACAGCGGGGACCACGGCTGTAGAGTGCCACAGCATGTGTGTTGGCACCACTCCAGTGAGGCAGGCAGACCGCAGTGCCAACACCTCAGGTCAGTTTGAGAGGAAGAGGGAGTTCTCTGTGTCTGACGCCTGCACCAGCACCGAGACTCTGCTCTGGAA TCTGGCCCCTGGGAGCCTGTGCGGGGTCCCCAGACAGGAGCTGGAGCAGAGGCTGACCTCCACTCTCATCATGGTGGAGGCCCTGGTGCAGCAGCTGTGCACAGCCAGGGGACAGGGCCACTCTAGGGGCCCCGGGCCCTCAGAACTCAGGGACAAGCTGGTCCAGACCGACCACACTGAACTCAGCCAGACGGTAACCTACAAAGACCTGTATGTGACGGCCCTGGAGAGGATCAATGAGCTCGAACTGGATCAGACCACTCTACACAACCTGCTTCACAGCATGCAGGACACCAGGAGCACCATGACAGCCCTGAGTGGAGACACTGAGGCGGCTCTCAGCAGCATGAGGCAGATAAGAGACCTGGTTAAAGAGGACCAGCAGAGCCTGGTTACACAGTATGGTCAGATGAAGTCCCTTTATGAGAAGTGCAAGGAGACCCAGGGCAGGATGGTGCAGAAGGTCCGAGACACCCTGCAGCAGAGAGAGGACATGAGGAGACGGATGGAGGAGGCTTACACCGCCAAGGACGCAGCCTTCAGTGTGACCGAGCAGCTGAGGGCTCACTGTGCCGTGCGTATCTCTGAGCTGGAGGAGAGTGTGGGATCTCACCAGGAGCTGATGGCTGCCCTGAACAAGACCTACTCagaacag GTTGCATTGAACAAGGCCTACGTGGAATCCCTCAACTCTGCATCTGAGCTCCTGAGAGGAACCATGAGCGATCACGACAGTCTGCATCAAGAG CTGAAAACAGCCAGGCGTCTCCTCCAGAGGACAACTCCTATACTGGTGAAGCTGAATGAGAAGGCAGCCAACGCtataggagagagagaccagcacCTCTCGGAGAGAGACCAagctgtggaggagagagagcag ATCCAAGAGGAACTGGACCAAACCAACGTGAGTCTCCAAGATGCCAGACAGGAGATTGGGGACTTGAATCTGCAGGCCACAATCATGAATTCAG agTTGGGTGTTCTGCGTCAGAAGCTGAGTGAGGAAGAAGAGGAGCGAGTTCAGCTGGAGAGGAAGGTCACGGAGCTGTCTGCCACCGTCTCCTCTACCCTGGCCTCCTATGCCTTCCTAGAGCAGGCCCTGGCTGCAGAGTCCACCAA GTTGCAGCAGTCATGGCAAGAAGTCCAGCAAGCTACCGACCGGGCCAACCA GTTGGAGGGTGCGTTGGTCCAGTCAGAGCAGCGTGTATGTGAGCTGTCCCAGGCTCTGGCCCACAGCGAGGAGCAGCTGAGCCAGCTGCAGAGCCACTCCCACAGCCAGAGCCTGCAGCTGCAGAAGCTCCATGAAGTCCGCGTGCAGCTCAACAGCATGATGGAGATGAACGAG TTCCTACAGATGGAGAATGATATGGCCAGGGAGCAGGTGGTGGAGAGCGAGGGGACCCTCCGGGCTAACCTACAGGGGCTCAGGGAGAGGAACATCCAGTGTGAGGACCTCAAAGGAGCCCTCAGCCACCTCCA cgctgAGAGGGAGGCTTTGCAGGCAGAGCTGGAGGACAGTCAGGCCAGAGCCCAGTCGGTCCAATTGGACCTGGTAGAGCAGCTAGCCCAGGCTGTTACTGACGTCaccctgttacaccacacactgagACGACTGACCAATGATGTTCACACTGCTCTGACCACCAAG AAGCCAGAGGTCTGTGGTAAAGACGAGGTGTCCCAGCCCTCCCTCCATGTTGAGCGTCATCCCTCCACCTCCTTCGTGGATAGCATCATGGTGGCCATCACCACTGACCTGGCACAGGCCAATGACACACAGCCCCCCTTAGACATGACAGAGGAACCACAAGCTGAAGGGTTGGGCAGCGAGACCAGCGCCTTCACTCGCCTCGCCCCCATCACTCCTAAAAAGTGGCAAG TGGTACCTCCAGAGGAGGAGCAGAGTAGTGTGGTGGAGCTGCTAGCAGACCTGGCTAACACAGTCTCTGAGCTCAGCTCCACCATCACACAGCTACGACAGAGCAAGGACACTGAGCAGGAGGCACTGAACAACACCAT CTGTGGGCTGCAGGGGGAGCAGCAGGCCCAGGCCCACAGACACAGGGCTGAGGTATCTGAGCTGAGGGGCCAGCTGAGCCGTCTCCAGACCCAGCTAGGCCGGGACCAGGTGGCTCTACAGAACAAGGCCCAG GAGGTTGACACTATGAAGAGGATCTGCAGTGAAGTGAATGAGGCCAGGGAGTTTCTTTACAAGCACAAATCTGAGAAAAAA GAGCTGCGTAGGGAGGTGGCAGACCTGCACCGTTCACTGCACCAATCACAGGTGGAGTCCCAGGCTCTAAGGGAAGAGCTAAGAAACACCGGCAACCAATCAACACACAGCATGCATTCCATGGACGACAAGATCCGCCTTTTGAAAGAG GTGGAAAGACTAAAGAGGACTCTGTTGGAAGCTGAGGAAGGAAGAGCAAAGCTTCTGGAGAGAGCCAAGAGACAT CAAATGATCCACGACACCAACCAGAAGAAAGTGGAGAAGGAACTTAGAGTCCTTGACGATATGATTGAGACGGTCAGAAAG ACTTTGTCTTCTGTCCCTGACgttgtcaagaactgcaaggaACTCAAGACTCTAGTCGAATATCTTGGTTAA
- the foxe1 gene encoding forkhead box protein E1, with product MPVVKVEKDTSEISPPAPNPPHTTTTVSDEPSRGRRRKRPLQRGKPPYSYIALISMAIANSPNHKLTLGGIYKFITERFPFYQDNSKKWQNSIRHNLTLNDCFIKIPREPGRPGKGNYWALDPNAEDMFESGSFLRRRKRFKRCDFTTYTSYVHESPVFSPVQIARSTYSSSVYGSNMAVSPPYGQHGQLPSAYYPSSSPPGFGPHCQSHSRMFSINTIIGHPSGGQGPEMMQQPSRSFSPDGGPAGGPSHCNLGAPAFQAQSCGGAMLSRSSAHVGFPYSGPNGHHHHPHHHPPQGSYSQGHSQGYGGSGRLHSHSSPHMAGDAVEHYGRVSPGQLGSLVQYNGAGTTSTGAYLRHPTYSGNMDRFVSAI from the coding sequence ATGCCGGTGGTCAAAGTGGAGAAAGACACTTCTGAGATCTCCCCGCCTGCTCCCAACCCCCCTCATACGACCACAACAGTGTCGGACGAACCGTCAAGGGGCCGCCGCAGGAAGAGACCCCTCCAGCGAGGGAAGCCCCCCTACAGCTACATCGCCCTCATCTCCATGGCGATAGCCAACTCGCCCAACCATAAGCTGACCCTGGGCGGCATCTACAAGTTCATCACGGAGCGGTTCCCCTTCTACCAAGACAACTCCAAGAAGTGGCAGAACTCCATCCGCCACAACCTGACCCTCAACGACTGCTTCATCAAGATCCCTAGGGAGCCAGGGAGGCCCGGGAAGGGTAACTACTGGGCCCTGGACCCCAACGCAGAAGACATGTTCGAGAGCGGCAGCTTCCTCCGGCGCAGGAAGAGGTTCAAGCGCTGTGACTTTACGACCTACACGTCATATGTACATGAGTCCCCTGTCTTCTCGCCTGTCCAGATCGCTCGCTCGACCTACTCCAGCTCCGTCTACGGCTCCAATATGGCGGTGAGTCCCCCGTACGGCCAGCATGGTCAGCTACCCTCTGCCTACTACCCATCTTCCTCGCCCCCCGGGTTCGGTCCTCACTGCCAGTCCCACTCCCGCATGTTCAGCATCAACACAATCATAGGGCACCCCTCCGGGGGTCAGGGGCCCGAGATGATGCAGCAGCCCAGCCGGAGCTTCAGTCCAGATGGAGGCCCCGCTGGGGGCCCCAGCCACTGTAACCTTGGAGCCCCAGCCTTCCAGGCCCAGTCATGTGGAGGGGCCATGCTGTCCCGCTCCTCGGCCCATGTGGGGTTTCCCTACTCGGGCCCCAAcggacaccaccaccacccacaccACCACCCACCTCAGGGCTCCTACAGCCAGGGACACAGCCAGGGGTATGGAGGGTCAGGGCGTCTCCACTCCCACTCCTCACCCCACATGGCTGGAGATGCTGTGGAGCATTATGGGAGAGTGTCCCCGGGACAGTTGGGCTCGTTGGTCCAGTATAATGGTGCAGGTACCACCAGCACTGGAGCCTACCTAAGACACCCCACGTACTCGGGGAACATGGATAGGTTTGTGTCTGCCATCTGA